The Phycisphaeraceae bacterium genome window below encodes:
- the rpsM gene encoding 30S ribosomal protein S13 has translation MPRLAGVDIPEKKKVLYALQYIHGIGPKIAMDLCVKCGIDPDRRANTLDDQELSSISTTLDESLVVEGALRRQVQQDIQRLKDIKSYRGDRHRKGLPVRGQRTRTNARTRKGRKKTVAGKKGVKG, from the coding sequence ATGCCTCGTCTCGCCGGCGTCGACATCCCAGAGAAGAAGAAGGTCCTTTACGCGTTGCAGTACATCCACGGCATCGGTCCGAAGATCGCCATGGATCTCTGCGTCAAGTGCGGTATTGATCCCGATCGTCGCGCGAACACGCTCGACGACCAGGAGCTCTCCTCCATTTCCACCACGCTCGATGAGTCGCTGGTGGTGGAGGGTGCCCTGCGCCGTCAGGTGCAGCAGGACATCCAGCGCCTGAAGGACATCAAGAGCTATCGCGGCGACCGTCACCGCAAGGGCCTTCCGGTCCGCGGTCAGCGCACCCGCACCAACGCGCGCACCCGCAAGGGACGCAAGAAGACCGTCGCCGGCAAGAAGGGTGTGAAGGGCTGA
- a CDS encoding DNA-directed RNA polymerase subunit alpha, translating to MHVRWRGLELPAKVIADERSLSRTFGRFTAEPFERGFGTTVGNSLRRILLSSLEGAAITKVRIPGVSHEFSQIPGVQEDVTDILLNVKDLIVNMDSDEPRTMRLIAEGPGEVTADLIQADPSITIHNPEKVLATLTTKTELAIEFTVARGRGYVPAVETIAATEEQVIGEIPIDAIFSPVLRVRYRVEDTRVGQRTNYDKLILDIWTNGTITPEMALVEAAKILRKHLNPFVQYESAGTAIVPAEIAAQGASEADLIRKLNMPITDLNLSVRASNCLESEQVRTVGELVRRTENDLLEVRAFGKTSLREVKAKLEELGLTLGMPMPEGYSVFTA from the coding sequence ATGCATGTTCGATGGAGAGGTCTTGAGCTTCCCGCGAAGGTCATCGCGGATGAGCGCAGCCTGAGCCGCACCTTCGGTCGATTCACCGCCGAGCCGTTCGAGCGGGGCTTCGGCACGACCGTCGGCAACAGCCTGCGGCGCATTCTGCTGTCCAGCCTCGAGGGCGCGGCCATCACCAAGGTCCGCATCCCGGGTGTGAGCCACGAGTTCAGCCAGATTCCCGGCGTGCAGGAGGATGTCACGGACATTCTTCTCAATGTCAAGGATCTCATCGTGAACATGGACAGCGACGAGCCGCGCACCATGCGGCTCATCGCCGAAGGTCCCGGTGAAGTCACCGCCGATCTCATTCAGGCGGATCCCTCGATCACCATTCACAACCCCGAGAAGGTCCTCGCGACGCTGACGACCAAGACCGAGCTCGCCATCGAGTTCACGGTTGCGCGCGGTCGCGGCTATGTGCCCGCCGTCGAGACAATCGCGGCCACCGAGGAGCAGGTCATCGGTGAGATTCCGATCGACGCCATCTTTTCACCGGTGCTTCGCGTGCGCTATCGCGTCGAGGATACGCGCGTCGGCCAGCGGACTAACTACGACAAGCTGATTCTTGACATCTGGACCAACGGCACCATCACTCCTGAGATGGCTCTGGTCGAGGCGGCGAAGATTCTCCGCAAGCACCTCAACCCCTTCGTGCAGTACGAGTCCGCAGGCACGGCGATCGTTCCCGCCGAGATCGCGGCGCAGGGTGCGAGCGAGGCGGACCTGATCCGCAAGCTCAACATGCCCATCACCGATCTCAACCTCTCCGTCCGGGCGAGCAACTGCCTGGAGAGCGAGCAGGTCCGCACCGTCGGCGAACTCGTTCGTCGCACGGAGAACGACCTGCTCGAGGTGCGAGCCTTCGGCAAGACCAGCCTTCGTGAAGTGAAGGCGAAGCTCGAGGAGTTGGGGCTCACGCTCGGCATGCCGATGCCCGAGGGGTACTCGGTTTTCACGGCCTGA
- the rplO gene encoding 50S ribosomal protein L15, with product MMIHDITKLAGPHKRRTRVGRGEGSGKGGTSGRGHKGAKSRAGWSSRPGYQGGATPIMRRFPKRGFSNSGFRSEYWVINLREIEKHFDAGASVDQQALVAKGLVPSMELPLKVLGEGELTKKLTVHAARFSATAKAKIEKVGGTAGAI from the coding sequence ATGATGATCCATGACATCACCAAGCTCGCCGGACCTCACAAGCGACGCACGCGCGTCGGTCGCGGCGAAGGCAGCGGCAAGGGCGGCACCAGTGGTCGCGGCCACAAGGGTGCGAAGAGCCGCGCGGGCTGGAGCAGCCGCCCCGGCTACCAGGGTGGCGCCACACCCATCATGCGCCGCTTCCCCAAGCGAGGCTTCTCCAACTCCGGCTTCCGCTCGGAGTACTGGGTCATCAATCTTCGCGAGATTGAGAAGCACTTCGACGCCGGAGCCTCGGTTGATCAGCAGGCGCTGGTGGCGAAGGGACTCGTGCCCAGCATGGAGCTTCCGCTCAAGGTGCTCGGCGAGGGCGAGCTCACCAAGAAGCTGACCGTTCACGCCGCCCGGTTCTCCGCGACCGCGAAGGCGAAGATCGAGAAGGTCGGGGGCACGGCCGGCGCCATCTAA
- the map gene encoding type I methionyl aminopeptidase, with translation MDATLHIRSLAGSAASADRVTERTEGGADVAARRQAVILKSPGEIELMHSAGQVVRAALRAAAAACVPGATTASLDAAAMGVIAAFRAEPLFLHHRIDVDGIPFPATTCISVNEEIVHGLPGPRRLLPGDLVSIDCGVRLRGWCADAAITIPVGGMAAIDAERRAMIDDAEAMLVDAIGAMAPGVAWSSIAERMERTARDKGYGIVTAYMGHGIGRNLHEAPAVPNMLMPGWRERHDFTLMPGMTLAIEPMLVLGGCDHDTEGVRTQTLEDGWTVAVASGRPACHVEHTVAITRSGAKVLTGPLSPSVREEAASIR, from the coding sequence ATGGACGCCACGCTGCACATTCGATCACTGGCAGGTTCGGCCGCTTCGGCCGACCGGGTGACCGAGCGCACCGAGGGCGGTGCGGATGTCGCGGCGCGCCGGCAGGCGGTCATTCTCAAGTCGCCGGGCGAGATCGAGCTCATGCACTCGGCGGGGCAGGTGGTTCGCGCGGCGCTCCGTGCCGCGGCAGCCGCGTGCGTTCCAGGTGCCACGACGGCTTCACTCGATGCGGCCGCGATGGGCGTCATTGCCGCGTTCCGAGCCGAGCCGCTCTTCCTGCACCATCGCATTGATGTCGATGGCATTCCCTTCCCGGCCACCACCTGCATCAGCGTGAACGAGGAGATCGTCCACGGTCTTCCCGGCCCGCGTCGGCTTCTTCCGGGCGACCTCGTGAGCATTGACTGCGGGGTGCGTTTGCGAGGCTGGTGTGCCGATGCGGCGATCACCATTCCCGTCGGTGGCATGGCGGCGATCGACGCTGAGCGGCGCGCCATGATCGATGACGCCGAGGCGATGCTCGTCGACGCGATCGGCGCGATGGCGCCCGGTGTCGCATGGAGTTCAATCGCCGAGCGCATGGAGCGCACGGCTCGCGACAAGGGGTATGGCATCGTCACGGCCTACATGGGTCACGGCATTGGTCGCAACCTGCACGAGGCTCCGGCCGTGCCGAACATGCTGATGCCGGGTTGGCGCGAGCGCCACGACTTCACGCTCATGCCTGGCATGACGCTCGCCATCGAACCGATGCTCGTCCTTGGCGGGTGCGACCACGACACCGAGGGCGTGCGCACTCAGACGCTCGAAGATGGCTGGACGGTGGCAGTCGCCTCCGGTCGCCCCGCCTGTCATGTCGAGCACACTGTCGCCATCACCCGCAGCGGCGCGAAAGTGCTCACCGGTCCACTGTCGCCTTCGGTCCGAGAGGAGGCGGCGTCCATCCGCTGA
- the rpmJ gene encoding 50S ribosomal protein L36, giving the protein MKVRSSIKRRTLDCQIVIRKGKRFVINKKNPRLKQRQG; this is encoded by the coding sequence ATGAAAGTCCGAAGCAGCATCAAGCGACGCACCCTCGATTGCCAGATCGTGATCCGAAAAGGCAAGCGGTTCGTCATCAACAAGAAGAACCCCCGCCTCAAGCAGCGGCAGGGCTGA
- the rplQ gene encoding 50S ribosomal protein L17, with translation MRHRVHGKQLCLKEDHRRAMLRNLAAGLFEHGQIETTLPKAKAVQPFVEKLITLAKRRGLATRRALRSRINDRPVHAWVADPNVKSERKQNDFWDLPKESDIEFNRYGELRKAPRLIEHLVTKVAPLFADRPGGYTRIIKLGKRRLGDGTDLVLLQLVGRESGSNVSGRRSTRRATADRRTAYAAKLRKAAGSAKAAAASTTSAAEAPGTGGAEPGTGEGATT, from the coding sequence ATGCGACATCGCGTACACGGCAAGCAGCTCTGTCTGAAGGAAGATCATCGTCGTGCCATGCTGCGAAACCTCGCGGCCGGGCTCTTCGAGCATGGTCAGATCGAGACGACGCTGCCCAAGGCCAAGGCCGTTCAGCCCTTCGTCGAGAAGCTCATCACCTTGGCGAAGCGTCGGGGGCTGGCCACGCGCCGCGCCCTCCGCAGCCGGATCAACGACCGCCCCGTGCACGCGTGGGTGGCCGATCCGAATGTGAAGAGCGAGCGCAAGCAGAACGACTTCTGGGATCTGCCGAAGGAGAGCGACATCGAGTTCAACCGCTACGGCGAGTTGCGCAAGGCGCCGCGTCTCATCGAGCACCTCGTCACCAAGGTGGCGCCGCTCTTTGCCGATCGCCCGGGCGGCTACACGCGGATCATCAAGCTCGGCAAGCGTCGTCTGGGTGACGGCACCGATCTGGTGCTGCTCCAGCTCGTCGGTCGCGAGAGCGGCTCGAATGTCTCCGGCCGACGGAGCACGCGTCGAGCCACCGCCGATCGCCGGACCGCGTATGCCGCCAAGCTTCGCAAGGCGGCGGGGTCAGCGAAGGCTGCGGCCGCGAGCACGACGAGCGCCGCTGAGGCGCCGGGCACCGGCGGTGCGGAGCCTGGCACTGGCGAAGGCGCCACGACCTGA
- the secY gene encoding preprotein translocase subunit SecY, with protein sequence MLQAFINIFRIPELRNRVFFTLGILVIYRLGMWVPIVGVDQGVLEQAASKAVEDGTALGRIVNYASIFSGGNLAQSTIFGLGIMPYITASIIFQLLGSVVPALQALKKEGASGQQKITEWTRYATVGLCIFQAYMWLTYMKTQNLVRPEFAEGGVPGLVFIVTGLTSLTAGTVFLMWLGEQIDRRGIGNGVSMILTAGILARMPHAIGYVIENFNRSTASAEAGEIGLVGVLMLAAGFVIVTAGAIIITVAQRRIPIQQAKLTRGRKVYGGQRHYLPLRVNHAGVMPIIFASSLMIFPSAIFEWMAGRAATGTTWSAITTFLAVNFQIGRFPYLIIEIAMIYFFSYFWTTVQFSPDEMSRQLRERGSFIPGLRPGPRTAEYLETVMERITYVGAGFLAVIAIIPAFVTSELGIPFFVSQFLGGTGLLIVVSVTLDLMQRLEANLLMRNYAGFLASGPDRAGPRVRSARG encoded by the coding sequence ATGCTTCAGGCCTTCATCAACATCTTCCGAATCCCCGAGCTTCGAAACCGGGTCTTCTTCACCCTCGGAATCCTGGTGATCTATCGCCTTGGCATGTGGGTGCCGATCGTCGGTGTCGACCAGGGGGTCCTTGAGCAGGCGGCCAGCAAGGCGGTCGAAGATGGCACGGCGCTCGGTCGCATCGTCAATTACGCGAGCATCTTCTCGGGCGGCAATCTCGCCCAGAGCACGATCTTCGGCTTGGGCATCATGCCGTACATCACGGCGTCGATCATCTTCCAGCTTCTGGGCTCGGTGGTCCCGGCGCTGCAGGCGCTCAAGAAGGAAGGCGCCTCGGGTCAGCAGAAGATCACCGAGTGGACGCGCTACGCCACCGTCGGTCTCTGCATCTTCCAGGCGTACATGTGGCTCACCTACATGAAGACGCAGAACCTGGTGCGCCCCGAGTTCGCCGAGGGTGGAGTCCCCGGGTTGGTCTTCATCGTCACGGGCCTCACCTCGCTCACGGCCGGCACCGTCTTCCTGATGTGGCTGGGCGAGCAGATCGATCGTCGCGGCATCGGCAACGGCGTCTCCATGATTCTTACCGCGGGCATTCTCGCCCGAATGCCGCACGCGATCGGCTATGTGATCGAGAACTTCAATCGGAGTACCGCGAGCGCCGAGGCGGGGGAGATCGGGCTCGTTGGAGTGCTCATGCTGGCGGCCGGCTTCGTGATCGTGACGGCGGGCGCCATCATCATCACGGTGGCCCAGCGGCGAATTCCCATTCAGCAGGCGAAGCTCACGCGAGGTCGGAAGGTCTACGGCGGACAGCGCCACTACCTGCCGCTCCGGGTCAATCACGCCGGTGTCATGCCGATCATCTTCGCCAGCTCGCTGATGATCTTCCCGTCGGCGATCTTCGAGTGGATGGCGGGGCGCGCCGCGACCGGGACCACCTGGTCGGCGATCACCACCTTCCTCGCGGTCAACTTCCAGATCGGCCGCTTCCCGTACCTGATCATCGAGATCGCGATGATCTACTTCTTCAGTTACTTCTGGACCACCGTCCAGTTCAGCCCCGACGAGATGTCGCGGCAGCTTCGGGAGCGAGGCAGCTTCATTCCGGGCCTGCGCCCCGGCCCGAGGACCGCGGAGTACCTCGAGACGGTGATGGAGCGCATCACCTATGTCGGCGCCGGGTTCCTGGCCGTCATTGCCATCATCCCCGCCTTTGTGACGAGCGAGCTGGGGATTCCCTTCTTCGTCTCGCAGTTCCTCGGTGGAACGGGTCTGCTCATCGTGGTCAGCGTCACGCTCGACCTCATGCAGCGCCTGGAAGCGAACCTTCTCATGCGGAACTACGCCGGCTTCCTCGCCAGTGGTCCGGATCGCGCCGGGCCGCGAGTCCGCTCCGCCCGCGGTTGA
- the infA gene encoding translation initiation factor IF-1 produces MPKEDKITLDAEVTEALPDAMFRVKLQNNQEILAYVSGKMRKFFIRILPGDRVTIELSPYDMTKGRIVYRY; encoded by the coding sequence ATGCCCAAGGAAGACAAGATCACGCTCGACGCCGAGGTCACCGAGGCCCTTCCCGACGCGATGTTCCGCGTCAAGCTCCAGAACAACCAGGAGATCCTGGCCTATGTGAGCGGCAAGATGAGGAAGTTCTTCATCCGCATCCTGCCCGGGGACCGCGTGACCATCGAATTGAGCCCCTACGACATGACCAAGGGCCGAATCGTCTACCGGTACTAG
- the rpsE gene encoding 30S ribosomal protein S5, producing MQQSYESSGDVDSTTVGIYRTSSTVAGGRRFSFSALVVVGDKNGRVGIGYAKSNQVPQSIEKAQREAKRKMKPYPMQGRTIPHTVEGRFGASKVRLIPASPGTGVIACAAVRGILDMFGIHDCLTKCYGSSNSKNLVKATLDALSRLRMREKIEALRGVELGTTEVEDAIRRGAAAMPAQRSGEKAAAPVNTVGDDRRRGGRGGPRGGGGRGGHRGGSRGGGPMDGGAPAAESTPADGGAASA from the coding sequence ATGCAGCAGAGCTACGAATCATCAGGTGATGTCGACTCGACGACGGTCGGCATTTATCGCACCAGCAGCACCGTCGCCGGCGGCCGTCGCTTCAGCTTCTCCGCACTCGTGGTGGTGGGCGACAAGAACGGGCGCGTCGGGATCGGCTACGCCAAGAGCAACCAGGTTCCGCAGAGCATCGAGAAGGCTCAGCGCGAAGCGAAGCGCAAGATGAAGCCCTACCCGATGCAGGGGCGCACCATCCCCCACACGGTCGAGGGCCGCTTCGGCGCCTCGAAGGTGCGGCTCATTCCCGCAAGCCCCGGCACGGGCGTCATCGCCTGTGCGGCGGTGCGCGGCATTCTCGACATGTTCGGCATTCATGACTGTCTCACCAAGTGCTACGGCAGCAGCAACTCGAAGAACCTCGTCAAGGCGACTCTCGATGCGCTCAGCCGTCTGCGGATGCGAGAGAAGATCGAGGCCCTGCGGGGCGTCGAACTCGGGACAACCGAGGTCGAGGATGCGATTCGACGCGGTGCCGCGGCCATGCCCGCGCAGCGCAGCGGCGAGAAGGCGGCGGCGCCGGTCAACACCGTGGGCGACGATCGTCGTCGCGGTGGACGCGGCGGACCTCGCGGGGGTGGCGGTCGTGGCGGTCATCGTGGCGGAAGCCGCGGCGGTGGGCCGATGGATGGCGGCGCCCCTGCCGCCGAGTCCACGCCCGCCGATGGTGGCGCCGCAAGCGCGTGA
- the pheS gene encoding phenylalanine--tRNA ligase subunit alpha: MLIEEASRFERESLEELARATDPAALEVWRARVLGGQGGIKALMGRLKEVPREEKPATGQHLNAVKARLEEAFDGRRAAVGSQSDRGPRIDITEPGLPPPDGRQHVLTRTIDEIVEVFGRMGFALAEGPEVEDEWHNFTALNIPEGHPARDPTDNFYMGEDRGAKRLLRTQTSTVQIRALERQKPPIRIIATGRVYRPDTHDATHYSMFHQIEGLYVDRGVTMVDLKSTLVHFAHAYFGPEAEVRMRPSFFPFTEPSAEVDMKMRVKGEWKWVELGGCGMVDPNVLRAVDIDPEEWTGFAFGLGIERIAMRRYGIADIRWLFENDARFLRQF, encoded by the coding sequence ATGCTCATCGAGGAGGCGAGCCGTTTCGAGCGGGAGTCGCTGGAGGAGTTGGCGCGCGCCACCGATCCGGCGGCGCTCGAAGTCTGGAGAGCGCGGGTGCTGGGCGGGCAGGGCGGCATCAAGGCCTTGATGGGCCGCCTCAAGGAGGTCCCGCGCGAGGAGAAGCCGGCCACCGGCCAGCACCTCAATGCGGTGAAGGCGCGGCTCGAAGAGGCCTTCGATGGTCGACGGGCCGCCGTGGGTTCGCAGAGTGACCGCGGACCGCGCATCGACATCACCGAGCCGGGCCTGCCTCCGCCTGATGGTCGCCAGCATGTGCTGACTCGCACGATCGATGAGATCGTGGAAGTCTTCGGCCGCATGGGTTTCGCGCTTGCCGAGGGCCCCGAAGTCGAGGATGAGTGGCACAACTTCACGGCGCTCAACATTCCCGAGGGGCATCCCGCGCGCGACCCCACCGACAACTTCTACATGGGCGAGGATCGCGGCGCAAAGCGTCTCCTGCGAACGCAGACGAGCACGGTGCAGATCCGCGCGCTCGAGCGGCAGAAGCCGCCCATCCGAATCATCGCGACCGGGCGCGTCTATCGGCCGGACACGCATGATGCGACGCACTATTCGATGTTCCACCAGATCGAGGGGCTCTATGTCGATCGTGGTGTGACCATGGTCGATCTGAAGAGCACGCTGGTGCACTTCGCCCACGCGTACTTCGGTCCCGAGGCCGAGGTGCGCATGCGACCGAGCTTCTTCCCGTTCACCGAGCCCAGCGCCGAGGTGGACATGAAGATGCGCGTGAAGGGCGAGTGGAAGTGGGTGGAGTTGGGCGGCTGCGGCATGGTGGACCCCAATGTGCTCCGCGCCGTCGACATCGATCCGGAGGAGTGGACGGGCTTCGCGTTCGGGCTCGGCATCGAGCGAATCGCGATGCGTCGCTACGGCATCGCCGACATCCGCTGGCTCTTTGAGAACGACGCCCGCTTCCTCCGTCAATTCTGA
- the rpsK gene encoding 30S ribosomal protein S11 — MSTKKKIRKNVVKGIAHVLATFNNTMVTITDLNGEVLCWDSAGSVGFKGARKSTPFAASRASEKVAGKAKRMGMKELEVRVRGPGPGRESAVSALQNNGLKVLAIEDHTPIPHNGCRPPKKRRV, encoded by the coding sequence ATGTCGACCAAGAAGAAGATTCGAAAGAATGTCGTCAAGGGCATCGCCCATGTGCTGGCCACCTTCAACAACACGATGGTGACCATCACCGACCTGAACGGCGAAGTCCTCTGCTGGGATTCCGCCGGAAGCGTCGGCTTCAAGGGCGCCCGCAAGAGCACTCCCTTCGCGGCGAGTCGCGCCAGCGAGAAGGTCGCCGGCAAGGCGAAGCGCATGGGCATGAAGGAGCTCGAAGTGCGTGTCCGTGGCCCCGGACCGGGGCGCGAGAGCGCCGTCAGCGCCCTGCAGAACAATGGCCTCAAGGTCCTTGCCATCGAGGACCACACCCCGATTCCCCACAACGGCTGCCGTCCGCCCAAGAAGCGGCGCGTCTGA